In Dunckerocampus dactyliophorus isolate RoL2022-P2 chromosome 21, RoL_Ddac_1.1, whole genome shotgun sequence, the sequence aagaagaagaagaaatgtacagtacagtatataacttttGACAGAAATGCTTCAGAAACTGGTCAAAGTCATCTGAAGACAGGCTACCTTGCACCCGCCATGAGGCCAGCTGGCATAAACTTCCTGGATCCATAGAACCTTTTCCCCATGATGCCCGTCAGTGCACCTGCAGTACCTGGATGACCccatgtaacattactttttAGCTATACAATAAcacatgttgaaaaacaaataaatcccTTACCAAGAGACAGCCAAACATTACTGGGGTCATTGGAGACCTGATAGGCGCCAACACCTGCAATTCCGCCAAAAAGAAGTCCAGCAGCAAGAGAGGGAACACTGCCTGGAAGAAGCAACACAGAAGACATCTTTGCCTGCATCCTGAGCATCAAGTATGGGTCAAGTATGTCCTCACGGTTACCTGCTTTCACATAGCCGATGACCCCCCCTGACGCCACCAGGG encodes:
- the tmem14ca gene encoding transmembrane protein 14C is translated as MSVDWVGYGYAALVASGGVIGYVKAGSVPSLAAGLLFGGIAGVGAYQVSNDPSNVWLSLGTAGALTGIMGKRFYGSRKFMPAGLMAGASLLMVGKLSMALLNKPQQSG